The proteins below are encoded in one region of Pseudoduganella armeniaca:
- a CDS encoding LysR family transcriptional regulator — protein sequence MDKVKAMQTFVRIVEANSFTKAAETLGLPRAALTATIQKLEAYLGTTLLLRTTRKLALTTDGAAYYDQCVQILAAIDTAEQGFRGATAAQPRGTLRVELPGAVGRNVILPQLATFLATWPELTVTVSLADRLADLTQEGIDCALRVGALQDSALVGRQVGTMRFVTCATPGYLATHGTPRTIADLRAHRGIVHYSGRTGRPFDWDFIVDGRIETAQVGGPVAVDDADANVLCALQGIGITQAAAYQVRQHLASGALVELLPETPPTPMPVSLLYPKGRMAAPKVRVFGEWIEEVLRAEPDLRVNTGVRHLSQGGPP from the coding sequence ATGGACAAGGTCAAGGCCATGCAGACGTTCGTGCGGATCGTCGAGGCCAACAGTTTCACCAAGGCGGCCGAGACGCTGGGACTGCCCCGCGCCGCGTTGACCGCGACGATCCAGAAGCTGGAGGCCTACCTGGGCACGACGCTGCTGCTGCGCACCACGCGCAAGCTGGCGCTGACGACCGATGGCGCGGCCTATTACGACCAGTGCGTGCAAATCTTGGCCGCCATCGACACGGCCGAGCAGGGCTTCCGCGGCGCGACGGCGGCGCAGCCGCGCGGCACGCTGCGGGTCGAGCTGCCCGGCGCCGTCGGCCGCAATGTGATCCTGCCGCAGCTGGCGACCTTCCTGGCTACCTGGCCCGAGCTGACGGTGACGGTCAGCCTGGCCGACCGGCTGGCCGACCTGACGCAGGAGGGCATCGACTGCGCGCTGCGCGTGGGCGCGCTGCAGGATTCCGCGCTGGTCGGCCGGCAGGTGGGCACCATGCGCTTCGTCACATGTGCGACCCCGGGCTACCTGGCAACCCACGGTACGCCGCGCACGATCGCCGACCTGCGCGCGCACCGCGGCATCGTGCACTACTCTGGCCGTACGGGCCGGCCGTTCGATTGGGATTTCATTGTCGACGGTCGCATCGAGACCGCGCAGGTGGGCGGCCCGGTGGCGGTCGACGACGCCGATGCCAACGTGCTGTGCGCGCTGCAGGGAATCGGCATCACGCAGGCCGCGGCTTATCAAGTAAGGCAGCACCTGGCCAGCGGTGCGTTGGTCGAGCTGCTGCCGGAGACGCCACCGACACCGATGCCGGTGTCGCTGCTGTATCCGAAGGGGAGGATGGCCGCGCCGAAGGTGCGGGTGTTCGGGGAGTGGATCGAGGAGGTGCTGCGCGCAGAGCCGGACCTGCGAGTAAACACCGGTGTCAGGCACCTGTCTCAGGGCGGGCCGCCCTGA
- a CDS encoding c-type cytochrome: MNRAFTPVVHSIFTALMIFSGTAFAADAAHPAAAKADPAKGSSLYADGDTGRGLPACVSCHGAAGNSTITANPKLAGQPEGYLYKQLVDFTTPNRQNPVMTMYAKMLTDAEKKNIAAYLSTQGQKPGAAKNKDTVEWGKKIYRGGIAEKNVPACASCHGPAGAGNPARYPRIGGQHQDYTIAQLEGFKAKGRKNSAEMTTIAERMSSDEMKAVADYVAGLK, from the coding sequence ATGAATCGTGCGTTTACACCGGTGGTACATTCCATATTCACAGCGTTGATGATCTTTTCGGGCACGGCATTCGCCGCCGACGCGGCCCACCCCGCAGCAGCCAAGGCCGATCCGGCCAAGGGTTCTTCCCTGTATGCCGACGGCGACACGGGGCGCGGCCTGCCGGCCTGCGTGTCCTGCCACGGCGCCGCCGGTAATTCGACGATCACCGCCAATCCGAAGCTGGCCGGCCAGCCGGAAGGCTACCTGTACAAGCAGCTGGTCGATTTCACGACGCCGAACCGCCAGAACCCGGTGATGACGATGTACGCCAAGATGCTGACGGACGCGGAGAAGAAGAACATCGCCGCCTACCTGTCCACGCAGGGCCAGAAGCCGGGCGCCGCGAAGAACAAGGACACCGTCGAATGGGGCAAGAAGATCTACCGCGGTGGCATCGCCGAGAAGAACGTGCCGGCCTGCGCGAGCTGCCATGGCCCGGCCGGCGCCGGTAACCCGGCCCGTTATCCGCGCATCGGCGGCCAGCACCAGGACTACACGATCGCCCAGCTGGAAGGCTTCAAGGCCAAGGGCCGCAAGAACAGCGCCGAGATGACGACGATCGCCGAGCGCATGTCCAGCGACGAGATGAAGGCGGTGGCCGACTACGTGGCGGGCCTGAAGTAA
- the hemB gene encoding porphobilinogen synthase, translating into MDHTAMHSPHFSAQFPAMRMRRMRRDPFSRALMRENVVTAADLIYPVFILEGTNQREPVLSMPGVERVSVDLLLKVAEECVNLGIPVLALFPVIDAALKTPDGVEATNPEGLVPRAVRELKKHFPQLGILTDVALDPYTSHGQDGLIDDNGYVINDITTDMLVRQALAQADAGVDVVAPSDMMDGRIGAIRQALEEKNHIHTRIMAYSAKYASAFYGPFRDAVGSAKNLGKGDKNQYQMDPANSDEALREVAGDLQEGADMVMVKPGMPYLDIVRRVKDEFKVPTFAYQVSGEYAMIKAAAQNGWLDHDKVMMEAMLAFKRAGADGVLTYFALDIARKLKQA; encoded by the coding sequence ATGGACCACACCGCGATGCACAGCCCTCACTTCTCCGCCCAGTTCCCCGCCATGCGCATGCGCCGCATGCGCCGCGACCCGTTCTCGCGCGCCCTGATGCGCGAAAACGTCGTCACCGCCGCCGACCTGATTTATCCGGTGTTCATCCTGGAAGGCACGAACCAGCGCGAACCCGTCCTGTCGATGCCGGGCGTGGAGCGCGTCTCGGTGGACCTGCTGCTGAAGGTGGCTGAGGAGTGCGTCAACCTGGGCATCCCCGTGCTGGCGCTGTTCCCCGTGATCGACGCGGCACTCAAGACGCCGGACGGCGTCGAGGCGACCAATCCTGAAGGCCTGGTGCCACGGGCCGTGCGCGAGCTGAAAAAGCATTTTCCGCAGCTGGGCATCCTGACCGACGTGGCGCTGGACCCGTACACCAGCCACGGCCAGGACGGCCTGATCGACGACAACGGCTACGTCATCAACGACATCACGACGGACATGCTGGTACGCCAGGCGCTGGCGCAAGCCGACGCGGGCGTGGACGTGGTGGCGCCCTCGGACATGATGGACGGCCGCATCGGCGCGATCCGCCAGGCGCTGGAAGAGAAGAACCACATCCACACGCGCATCATGGCCTACTCGGCCAAGTACGCATCGGCCTTCTACGGCCCGTTCCGCGATGCCGTCGGCTCGGCGAAAAACCTGGGCAAGGGCGACAAGAACCAGTACCAGATGGACCCGGCCAACAGCGACGAAGCGCTGCGCGAAGTGGCCGGCGACCTGCAGGAAGGCGCCGACATGGTGATGGTCAAGCCGGGCATGCCCTACCTGGACATCGTGCGCCGCGTGAAGGACGAGTTCAAGGTGCCCACGTTCGCCTACCAGGTCAGCGGCGAGTACGCGATGATCAAGGCGGCCGCGCAGAACGGCTGGCTCGATCACGACAAGGTCATGATGGAAGCGATGCTGGCGTTCAAACGCGCCGGCGCGGATGGGGTGCTGACGTATTTTGCGCTGGATATCGCGCGCAAGCTGAAGCAGGCATAA
- the yihA gene encoding ribosome biogenesis GTP-binding protein YihA/YsxC has translation MSKLWQARFFTTVNHLRDLPRTTVPEIAFAGRSNAGKSTAINILCNQKGLAFASKTPGRTQHINFFSIGGAHVAMHRKDETNVAEIRCLLADLPGYGYAEVSGDAKLHWQRLLGDYVQRREQLAALVLIMDARRPFTDLDIQMLEWFAPTGKPIHCILTKVDKLNRNESVNVLRQAQAKLDSYVDEDGEGFPFTVQLFSALKRIGIEEATAKIEELLGLNVDVADLGAQDEDDDEQ, from the coding sequence ATGTCCAAGCTCTGGCAAGCCCGCTTCTTCACGACCGTTAACCACCTGCGCGACCTGCCTCGCACGACGGTGCCCGAAATCGCCTTCGCTGGGCGCTCGAATGCGGGAAAATCCACTGCAATCAATATCTTGTGCAATCAGAAGGGACTCGCGTTCGCGTCCAAGACGCCGGGCCGCACGCAGCACATCAACTTTTTCTCCATCGGCGGCGCCCATGTGGCAATGCACCGGAAGGATGAGACCAACGTAGCCGAAATCCGTTGCCTCCTGGCCGATTTGCCAGGGTATGGCTACGCCGAAGTATCTGGGGATGCCAAGTTGCATTGGCAGCGCCTGTTGGGCGATTATGTGCAGCGACGCGAACAGCTCGCGGCACTCGTCCTCATCATGGATGCGCGCCGCCCGTTTACCGACCTCGATATCCAGATGCTGGAGTGGTTTGCCCCGACCGGCAAGCCGATCCACTGCATCCTGACCAAGGTGGACAAGCTCAATCGCAACGAATCCGTCAACGTGCTGCGCCAGGCCCAGGCCAAGCTCGATAGCTATGTCGACGAAGACGGCGAAGGCTTCCCGTTCACCGTGCAGCTGTTCTCGGCGCTGAAACGCATCGGCATCGAGGAAGCGACGGCGAAGATCGAGGAACTCCTTGGCCTGAACGTCGACGTGGCCGACCTGGGAGCGCAGGACGAGGACGACGACGAACAATAA